Proteins from a single region of Lelliottia sp. JS-SCA-14:
- a CDS encoding DMT family transporter: MNQSLTLVFLVAAGIGLVVQNTLMVRITQSSSTILIAMLLNSLVGIVLFVSMLLIKNGVAGFSELASTIRWWTLIPGLLGSFFVFASISGYQYVGAATTIAVLVASQLIGGLVMDVLKSQGIPLRALIGPVCGAVLLVIGAWLVARCQF, translated from the coding sequence ATGAATCAGTCCCTGACGCTGGTTTTTCTGGTGGCGGCCGGAATCGGCCTGGTGGTGCAGAACACGCTGATGGTGCGCATCACCCAGTCGTCATCGACGATTTTGATCGCCATGCTGCTCAATTCCCTGGTGGGTATTGTGCTGTTTGTCAGCATGTTGCTGATTAAAAACGGCGTGGCGGGCTTTAGCGAACTGGCGTCGACGATCCGCTGGTGGACGTTGATTCCGGGGCTGTTAGGGTCGTTTTTTGTTTTTGCCAGCATCAGCGGGTATCAGTACGTCGGCGCGGCGACCACGATTGCGGTGCTGGTCGCCAGTCAGCTGATTGGCGGGCTGGTGATGGACGTGTTGAAAAGCCAGGGGATCCCGCTGCGGGCGCTGATTGGCCCGGTCTGCGGGGCAGTCCTGCTGGTGATAGGCGCCTGGCTGGTGGCGAGATGCCAGTTCTGA
- a CDS encoding DUF2526 family protein, translating to MSHLDEVIARVDAAVEESVITHMNELLVELSEDTELTREDRYAQQQRLRNTIAHHGKQHKEEAEARHEHLTQGGSIL from the coding sequence ATGTCACATTTAGATGAAGTGATTGCCCGCGTGGATGCGGCGGTGGAAGAGAGTGTTATCACCCACATGAACGAACTGCTGGTTGAGCTCAGCGAAGACACCGAACTCACCCGCGAAGATCGCTACGCTCAGCAGCAGCGTCTGCGCAACACCATTGCCCACCACGGCAAACAGCACAAAGAAGAAGCTGAAGCCCGCCATGAGCACCTGACCCAGGGCGGCTCGATTCTGTAA